CGATGATGTTCGAGGAACTGCGCGCCTCCGACGTGGTGGTGACCAACGCCCACGGCACCTTCGACGCACCCATCGCCGAGTTTGCCCTGGCCTCCATCCTGGCCCATGACAAACAGCTGCATGTGAGTAAGAAACTGCAGCGGCAATCCGTCTGGCAGCACCGCGAGCTCGCCCGCACCGGCGGCTCCCGTGCGCTGGTGGTGGGGACGGGCGGCATCGGCCGGGCCACCGCCCGGCTGCTCCGCGCCGTTGGCCTCGACGTGCGGGGAATCGGACGTACAGCACGCGAGAGCGATCCGGATTTCGGCACCATTGCCGCCAGCGCGGACCTCGCCGACCACGCCGGCTGGGCGGACCACGTGGTGCTCATTGCCCCGCTGACCGAACAGACCCGCAACATGGTGGACTCCCGGGTGCTGGCAGCCATGAAGCCCTCTGCACATCTGATCAACGTCGGCCGCGGCGCCCTGGTGGACGAAGCGGCACTGGTCCGAGCCCTCCGGGAGGGGCAGATCGCCGCCGCCTCCCTCGATGTCTTCAACGAGGAGCCCTTGCCCGCCGGGCACCCGTTCTGGACCATGGACAACGTGCACGTGTCCGCGCACATGTGCGGGGACGTGGTGGGCTGGCGCGACGCCCTCGCCACGCAGTTCCTCGACAACCTCAGCCGCTGGTCATCCGGCGAGCAGCTGAAGAACGTGGTGGACAAGGAACGCGGGTACGTCAGCAGCAGCTGAATGGCAGGCGGCAGGCGGGCGGTACGGAACGGCAGGCGGCCGCCGCTAGCTCAGCCGCAGTTTGTGTGAGCCACGCCACATGCACTAGATTGTAAACAATCTACTATTCATTTCGGAGGTGTCTTTCTTGCTCTTCAGCAAAGAGGAATACAGTGCCCGGCTCGCGGGCGTCCGTGTACGGATGGCCAGGCAGGGCCTCTCCGCACTGTTGGTGACAGACCCGGCCAACATCTACTACCTGACCGGCTACAACGCGTGGTCCTTCTACACGCCGCAACTGCTGTTTGTTCCGGCGGACGGGTCCATGCTGCTGTTCACCCGCGCCATGGATGCCGGCGGCGCCTTCCGCACCACCTGGCTGCCGCCGGAGTGCATCGTGGGCTATCCGGAACAGTATGTGCACCGGCCGCACGTGCACCCCTTCGACTGGGTGGCTTTTGCGCTGCGCGAGCGCTACCTCATTGCCCCGGCCGCCAAGGGTTGCGTGGGGCTGGAAATGGATTCGCACTTCTTCTCCCCCAAGGCCTACCGCTCACTCGTCAACGCCATTCCCGAATGGACGCTCGTGGACAGCTTCGAGCTGGTCAACTGGGTCCGCTCGATCAAGTCCCCCGCCGAGGTGCAGCTCATGCGCGGCGCAGCGCAGGTCTGTATGGCCGCCATGGAAGCTGCCGTTGAAACCATCGACGTCGGCGTCCGGCAGTGCGATGCCGCAGCTGCCATCAGTCAGGCCCAGATCAAGGGGGCCGGAGGGATCGGGGGCGACTATCCGGCAATCGTGCCGATGCTGCCCACCGGCGAGGCGGCCGACACTCCGCACCTTACCTGGAGCGAAGACCGCTTTGAAGCAGGCCAGGCTGTTGTTATCGAGCTCGCCGGCGCCCATCACCGCTACCACACCCCGCTGGCACGCACCCTTACCCTGGGCAAAAGGCCGGAGCGTCTCGCGAAGCTGGCCGACGCCGTCGCGGACGGACTCAATGCGGTACTGACCGAGGTGCAGCCGGGCGTTCCGGTCCGGGAACTTGCCCGCGCCTGGAACTGGACGCTGGCGAAATACGGATTGGAAAAGCCGTCCCGGATCGGTTACTCGATCGGCGTCGGCTACCCGCCGGACTGGGGCGAGCGCACCATGTCCATCCGTTCCGAGGATGAATCAATCCTCGCCGAAAACATGACCTTCCACGTGATCGGCGGAATGTGGATGGACAACTACGGCTACGAACTCTCCGAATCCATCCGCGTCACCGCTGACGGCGTGGAAACCTTCACCAGCTTCCCCCGCGAACTCATCCAGAAAGGCGGCTAGGCCATGACTGTTGACCAAATTGCCACCCAATCCCGGACCGGCCTGCCTTTGGCGGACCGTGCAGCCAGCCTCGTAGGCTCCGTCATCGACTCCAGCACTTCACTGCTGGCCGCGCAGACGCACGATATTGTCCGCTTCGCCATGGGCTCCCCGGCGGACGACGCCGTGCCGCTCGCGGAGTTCCGCGAAATCGCCAGCCAGGTCATCAACCACAGCTCCATGACCTACGGTGCCACCGAAGGGGAACCCGTGCTCCTGAAAGCACTGGTTGACTACCTGGCAGGCACGTCCGACCCCACGGCCGAGGAACGGGTCACCATCACCGCCGGCGGCATGCAGGGCCTTGACCTCGCCTGCAAGATCTTCATCAACCCCGGCGATCTGGTCATTGTGGAAAGCCCCACCTACACCAACGGCAGCGCCACCGCCCTGAGCTACGGCGCCGAGCTGCTGGAGGCACCCATGGACAACAACGGGCTGATTGTAGAAGCGCTGCCTGCGCTGGTGGCCGCCGCGGGCAGGACACCCAAGGCCATCTACACTATTCCCAACTTCCAGAACCCCTCCGGCACCACGCTCTCATTGCCACGCCGGCATCAGCTCCTGGAGCTGGCACACCAGTGGAACGCAGTGATCATCGACGACGACCCGTACGGGCTGCTGCGCTTCCAGGGCGATGACCTGCCCTCGCTCCAGGCGCTGAGCCCGGGCGATCCGCTGCTGTTCTCCGTCCGCACCTTCTCCAAGATCCTGGCTCCTGGCCTGCGCGTGGGCTGGGTTGATACGGATCCGTCCCTTCGCCAGCTGGTCATCAACGCCAAGCAGGCCATGGACACCTGCGCCAATGTCCCCAGCCAGCACATCGTTGCCGAGTTCATTCGCCGCGGCGGGCTGGACAACCACCTCGCGGGGCTGCGCACCGAATACAAGCACCGCAAGGACGCGATGCAGGAGAGCCTGCGCCGCAACCTGGGCAGCAGGGTCACTACAACGGACCCGGAAGGCGGCTTTTTCCTGTGGCTCACGCTGCAGGGAGAGGATGCACGCATCTCCACCCGGCGGCTCTTCGAGACGGCATTGGCAGAGGGCGTCGCCTTTATCCCGGGCCCGGCCTTGTCCGCCAGCGGAAAGTTCGACGACGCCCTGCGGCTCTGTTTCGCCTCCACCACTCCCGAACGGGCAGAGGAAGGCATCGTGCGCCTCCGCCGGGCCATGGACCGGGAGCTTGCGGCAGTGAACGGCGGGGACAGCGCTTGAGCACCGCTCTTGAACAACGCGTCCTGGGTCTGATCAGCGAGTCCGGACTTGTCTCGCTCACCATGGCACTGGTGGCCGCCGGCGGGGAAAATCCCGGCGGCACCGAGGAAGCCACTGCCGATGTCCTGAATGCGTTCTGCCTGAATGCCGGGCTGGAAACCTCCATGGACTCCGTGGCTCCGGGCCGGCCGAATTTCACCGCCGTCCTGCCCGGCGGAGGGCAGCCCGGAATCCTGTTCCTTGGCCACTCGGATGTGGTCCCTGCCGGGACCGGCTGGGAACGTCCCCCCTTCGAACCCCATGTCCGTGACGGCCGGCTCTTCGGACGCGGTTCCACGGACATGAAGGGAGGCCTGGCCGCCGTCGTCGTCGCCTTGAAGGCCCTCAAGGAGGCCGGCGCCCGGCTGCCCGGCAACGCGGCACTGGCATGCACGGTGGACGAGGAGGACCTTGGGCTCGGGATCAGGGCCTACATTGCGGCCGCCCTTGCCCACCCCGCCGCCTCCTACTCAGCATGCGTCGTGGCCGAACCCACTGATCTGGAAACGGTCATCGGCTGCCGCGGCGACAGCTACATCGAGCTGACCGTCACCGGCAAGTCGGCCCATTCGGGCAGGCCTGCGGACGGCCGGAACGCCATTGACGCGGCAGCGAAAATCCTGGACCTGATCCGCACCGACCACGAGCGCCTGCAAGCCGGGCAGGACCCGCTGCTCGGCGCCGGAAGCTGGAATATCGGCCTCATCCGCGGCGGCACCGGCACCTCCATGGTGGCGGCCGAATGCAGCGTCTCCCTGGACCGGCGGCTCATGCCCGATGACGACGCGCAGCTGATCGCGGACAAGCTCCGGGCGCGGATCAGCGAGGCCGGCATTGATTCGAACGGCATCTCCGTGGACGCACAGGTGACCATGGAAATGCCGGGGTTCCGCACCCCGGAAACGCACCCGCTGGTGGCAAACTCCGTGGCGTCGCTCGCGGACGCGGGCGTGGCAAGCGCCATCAGCGGCTGGACGGCGGCGTGCGACGGGGGCTTCATTGCCCGCGACCTTGGCGTACCTACGATCGTGATGGGGCCCGGCGGGCTCAACGACCAGGCCCATCAGGTGAACGAATCCGTCAGCATTGCCGAGCTCGTCGCGGCCGCCCGCGCCTACGCCCTGATGTGCCTGCGCCACAGCTACTGATTGCCGGCCGGCTGCCGCACTTCTGCGTGCAGCTGGCCACTCTTACCCGTTCAGCTTGCTGCCGCTCAGGCCTACGCCGGCTCTTCCTCCGCAAAGTCCTCGGCGCCGGTGAGCCGCTCCAGGGCGTCTTCCATGTGGCTGATCAGGAGCTTTCCCACCTGGTCCTCGCTGCCGCCCCCCAGGGCTTCCGCGATTGCATGGTGTTCGGCCACCCTGGCCTGGGGGTCCGGATATCTCTTCTCCAGCGCCGTCAGGCACATCCGCGTCTCGGTCAGCAGGGTGTTGTGCATGCGGGTGAGCCTGGGGCTTCCGGCCGCGGCCACGAGGGTGGCGTGGTAGTCCATGTCCGCCTCGGACATGGCGTCCATGTCGCCTTTTTCGGCCGCTTTTTTCATGGCTTTCACAATGGCCATCAGCTCCAGCGCCACCTTTTTGGGATCCTTTTGCAGGATGACCTCCGAGGCTGCGCGTTCGACGGCGGTCCGTGCCACGTACATGTCCCGGACTTCCTCGTTCGTCATGGTGATGACAAACAGGCCACGGTTCCGGATGCTGATGAGCAGGCCTTCCTGGGTCAGGCGCTGCATCGCTTCGCGGAGGGGGCCGCGGCTAACGCCCAGCTCTTTGGCCAGATCGGCCTCGCCCAGCTGCGCCCCCGGGGGAATCTGGCCCAGCCCTATTGCCGTGCGCAATTTGCCTGCAATTATTGACGGCGTCGATTCCTGCACCAAGGGCTCAAATCTCTGCATCGGGTGACCACTTTTCCGCTTGGGGTCCCGTGCGGCCCTCGCGCACACAACGAAACCCGTTCCTACGTCCGCTCCTGCGGAC
This genomic interval from Micrococcaceae bacterium Sec5.7 contains the following:
- a CDS encoding M20 family metallopeptidase, which produces MSTALEQRVLGLISESGLVSLTMALVAAGGENPGGTEEATADVLNAFCLNAGLETSMDSVAPGRPNFTAVLPGGGQPGILFLGHSDVVPAGTGWERPPFEPHVRDGRLFGRGSTDMKGGLAAVVVALKALKEAGARLPGNAALACTVDEEDLGLGIRAYIAAALAHPAASYSACVVAEPTDLETVIGCRGDSYIELTVTGKSAHSGRPADGRNAIDAAAKILDLIRTDHERLQAGQDPLLGAGSWNIGLIRGGTGTSMVAAECSVSLDRRLMPDDDAQLIADKLRARISEAGIDSNGISVDAQVTMEMPGFRTPETHPLVANSVASLADAGVASAISGWTAACDGGFIARDLGVPTIVMGPGGLNDQAHQVNESVSIAELVAAARAYALMCLRHSY
- a CDS encoding PLP-dependent aminotransferase family protein → MTVDQIATQSRTGLPLADRAASLVGSVIDSSTSLLAAQTHDIVRFAMGSPADDAVPLAEFREIASQVINHSSMTYGATEGEPVLLKALVDYLAGTSDPTAEERVTITAGGMQGLDLACKIFINPGDLVIVESPTYTNGSATALSYGAELLEAPMDNNGLIVEALPALVAAAGRTPKAIYTIPNFQNPSGTTLSLPRRHQLLELAHQWNAVIIDDDPYGLLRFQGDDLPSLQALSPGDPLLFSVRTFSKILAPGLRVGWVDTDPSLRQLVINAKQAMDTCANVPSQHIVAEFIRRGGLDNHLAGLRTEYKHRKDAMQESLRRNLGSRVTTTDPEGGFFLWLTLQGEDARISTRRLFETALAEGVAFIPGPALSASGKFDDALRLCFASTTPERAEEGIVRLRRAMDRELAAVNGGDSA
- a CDS encoding D-2-hydroxyacid dehydrogenase, encoding MSNSNQGRPPRVVVLVAEGQPRPYNLAAIEACADVVLTDAAGLPDAARGADVLFLWDFFSSALHEAWPHADSLQWVHVAAAGVDAMMFEELRASDVVVTNAHGTFDAPIAEFALASILAHDKQLHVSKKLQRQSVWQHRELARTGGSRALVVGTGGIGRATARLLRAVGLDVRGIGRTARESDPDFGTIAASADLADHAGWADHVVLIAPLTEQTRNMVDSRVLAAMKPSAHLINVGRGALVDEAALVRALREGQIAAASLDVFNEEPLPAGHPFWTMDNVHVSAHMCGDVVGWRDALATQFLDNLSRWSSGEQLKNVVDKERGYVSSS
- a CDS encoding M24 family metallopeptidase: MLFSKEEYSARLAGVRVRMARQGLSALLVTDPANIYYLTGYNAWSFYTPQLLFVPADGSMLLFTRAMDAGGAFRTTWLPPECIVGYPEQYVHRPHVHPFDWVAFALRERYLIAPAAKGCVGLEMDSHFFSPKAYRSLVNAIPEWTLVDSFELVNWVRSIKSPAEVQLMRGAAQVCMAAMEAAVETIDVGVRQCDAAAAISQAQIKGAGGIGGDYPAIVPMLPTGEAADTPHLTWSEDRFEAGQAVVIELAGAHHRYHTPLARTLTLGKRPERLAKLADAVADGLNAVLTEVQPGVPVRELARAWNWTLAKYGLEKPSRIGYSIGVGYPPDWGERTMSIRSEDESILAENMTFHVIGGMWMDNYGYELSESIRVTADGVETFTSFPRELIQKGG
- a CDS encoding GntR family transcriptional regulator: MQRFEPLVQESTPSIIAGKLRTAIGLGQIPPGAQLGEADLAKELGVSRGPLREAMQRLTQEGLLISIRNRGLFVITMTNEEVRDMYVARTAVERAASEVILQKDPKKVALELMAIVKAMKKAAEKGDMDAMSEADMDYHATLVAAAGSPRLTRMHNTLLTETRMCLTALEKRYPDPQARVAEHHAIAEALGGGSEDQVGKLLISHMEDALERLTGAEDFAEEEPA